Proteins from one Salvelinus namaycush isolate Seneca chromosome 34, SaNama_1.0, whole genome shotgun sequence genomic window:
- the LOC120029220 gene encoding olfactory receptor 11A1-like: MENSTQFTSFILAGYSDSGHLKYFYFILITVLYVSIVFTNTVLIVVICMERSLHEPMYLFLCSLFVNELYGSTALFPALMTHLVSDAHSVSTVYCYLQMFCIYTYGSIEFSNLAVMSYDRYLAICYPLQYNVVMTQNRVCILVCIIWLYSFVKFIITLSLTIRLKLCGNVIDKVYCDNYLVVKLACSTSDTTVNNIYGLYGVVLSVAVPLITILFSYIKILSICLKSSIETRQKAFSTCTPHLASLLNFSFGCFLNLLQSRFDRPMRNVPTVLHTILSVYFLMCQPLFNPLVYGVRMAKIRQACKNILPVGLYPKT; encoded by the coding sequence ATGGAGAACTCAACACAATTCACGTCATTTATACTAGCTGGATATAGTGACAGTGGACACTTAAAGTACTTCTATTTCATTCTAATAACTGTGTTATACGTCTCCATAGTTTTTACGAACACAGTGCTTATTGTGGTTATATGTATGGAGAGAAGCCTTCATGAACCCATGTATCTGTTTCTGTGCAGTTTGTTTGTGAATGAGTTGTATGGGAGCACTGCTTTGTTTCCTGCTCTTATGACTCATTTGGTTTCAGATGCCCATTCAGTTTCCACTgtgtactgttacctacagaTGTTTTGTATATACACATATGGATCTATTGAATTCAGCAATTTAGCGGTCATGTCCTATGACAGGTACCTTGCTATATGTTATCCACTACAGTATAATGTCGTCATGACACAAAACAGGGTGTGTATTTTAGTTTGTATAATATGGTTGTACTCTTTTGTAAAATTCATCATAACACTGTCTTTAACTATTCGTTTGAAATTGTGTGGGAACGTTATAGACAAAGTGTACTGTGACAACTACCTGGTAGTGAAACTTGCTTGTTCAACTTCAGACACTACAGTTAATAACATCTATGGACTCTACGGTGTTGTTTTGTCTGTCGCCGTCCCTTTAATTACTATTTTGTTTTCTTATATTAAGATTCTGTCTATTTGTTTGAAATCTTCCATTGAGACCAGACAGAAAGCTTTCAGCACCTGTACTCCTCACCTGGCCTCGCTGCTCAACTTCTCTTTCGGCTGTTTCTTAAATCTGCTCCAGAGTAGATTTGATAGGCCTATGAGAAATGTTCCAACTGTACTTCACACTATTTTATCAGTGTACTTTCTGATGTGCCAGCCACTTTTTAATCCTCTTGTGTATGGAGTTAGGATGGCTAAAATCAGACAGGCTTGTAAAAACATACTACCTGTGGGTCTGTACCCTAAAACATAA